CGGGAGGAGGAAGTGGACCTGCCCCATGTTCCCAGCATTTCCTCTCGGCCCTGCGCGccccagggattttttttcttgccatggCCCTGAGTGGGAGCAGGGAACAGCCTGTGTCCCACATAAGGGCAGCAACTGAAACCACTGGGGCATggggagcacccccagctccccctccccaccaccaccctgcaccctggggtgcccacACAGCAGCGTGAGCACCGGGGTAGCCACGGGGATGCTTGGAGCTGGTTCCATCCTCCAAACCTCAGGCACTTTTGCAGGATGCTGTCAGAGGCGTGGGGGACAGCAGGAGGATGTTCAAGCCCCCCACCCGGCTGAAGCAGACCCCAAAACACTtgcctgtgggcagggagggcaACAGCCACCCACCGCCAGCAGTGGAGGGAGAAGGCAGGAATGTTAATGGGAAGCAGGTTCTCCTGGCTGATGGGTTTGCTGTGCCCAGCCAGCCCTGGGAGTGTGGACCAGACATTGGGGTAGGCAGTGGGATGCCTGGAGGGGCGCAGAGACCTTTGTGGGTGCCAAAGGACCACAGAGAGCACAGATCCAcccttggggaaactgaggcacaaccTTCAGAGGGAGTGCATCCAGCCCACAGGAACACTGTCCTGTCCCTGTTCCCATGACAGGACACCAGAGCAGAGGATGAGCTCCCGGGCAGCTGGGACATCTCCCCGCTCCGGTCGCACACCCTGTAAGCAGAGGCGGCTCTCTGCAGCGTTCAGACTTTGCCGACGGTGTGACCAGCCTGGGTTTGGGGCCCAAATCTGCAAGCATTTATCAGGGTGGCTCTGAGGAGGATTAACTCCTTCACCTGGGCTGCACACACCCTCCCGACACTGCTATCGGCTCTCCCACCCTCCCAGGTCCTtgtcccccaccccacatccAGACACTCCAAAATCTGTCTCCGGGACATCCCGGGGACTGCTGCAATGGGGGACCCCAGGCAGAGCATCCCCCCAACAAGCCAGGGAAGCCGGGATGCCGCAGCTGGGTGCCAGCAGGGCTCCGCAGGCTGCTGGCGGTGCCGGAGGCTGGCTGCCCGCCCGGGGAACGGCGGTGGCAGGCTCAAACCCAGTGCCCATTGTGCTCCAGagggagagcaggcagcagcggggctgggggggaagggaCACGCCGTCCTGCATAGCATCTGACCTCGACGCGGGGCCAAGGCAACCTCGGTCATCCAGTGCATGGCCAGCGGGGCTGGGACGAGGCGTTAACCCCTGCGGGCTTAGGAGGGGGGCTGGCTACCCTAttcccacagctgctgctgctggaggagctggggtgggCCGGAGCCATGGTAGGATGGCGCTGGGATGGGCTGGGGCCACGGTGAAGGGGCCTGCTCCGGCTGCGGGACGCGGGAGGAAACATGTCCTGCCTGGACGGAGGCTGCACGATGCCTCCGGCTGTGTTTTGGTGTGCTCGTCCCcgcgggctggggctggggagggctctgGGAGGACGGAGCGCAGCCCGCCGCATTCCCAGCGCCGCTGTTATTTTAACAATACCCCGCTGGCCTGCATGCCGGGGCTAATTTTAACCCTGGAGCCACGCCAAGCTGGCCCTAACTTTCCTCGCTGTGATTTATCCCAGCCATTTCCCTTCGAAAACAAGGCCCCCGTGCCAGCCCTGCTGTCTCCCCAGGCAGCGGCACACTGCCCTGGGGCCTGTCTCTCTGGGCTGGGCAAAGCGGGGCTGGATTTGCCCCTTGGCGGGTTGTTTGGAGAGCAGGAGGGTGGCTGGTGTGAAGCCCCCCTGCCCGGTGCTCAGCCCCCCACCGCCCATGGCTCAGGGGTTTTCGGAAGCTGGCTGGAAGCCGGGGGATGCTCGGATGCAGAGCCTTGCCCGGGATCCTGGAGCAGCTCTGTTTTCCACAGACATCTCTGGGAAGGAGGTGGGTGGTTTTTCTACTGACAATTTTATTGAAAAggctgtggggctttttttttttcccttttttttttttctcccttttcccagtcAACAGCCATGCTTGAGAAAGAGATTTCCCTTCGCCTCTGTGCATCTACTTAAAAACTGATTGgtaaaaatgctgcagaaacatttgcaaaaaatggaaaatattgaaaatatctcgtgacaaaaaaaatcactctctTCCAAATaaagatctttttcttctctttttttccatcagaaaagcTTCTAGTGTGCAAAATGTCGACCGCTTTGATTTCTTCTCGCAGCGGGCTGGGATGCACCCACCTCTCTGCTCCAGGAGGATGGGTTTACAGAAAGCTAAAAATCACTGGGCAGAGATACCAGCACCGTTACCTCCACATCCATCTCTCTtgtgacccccccgtgcccccgccAGACCCGCAGCAGGGCGGGAGGTCCCCAGGGAGAGGTGGCACGGCCAGCCCGTGGGTGAGCCCTTCCCCGCAGGACTGCAGCCTGCCCGCccaggaagggggaagaaagcCCAAAGGTATTTGGTCACTAGCGTCATGAGTTCCCGTTCATTCTCAGCCCATCACAAACAGGAGGTCTGCAAGGCTGTGGATAGAGAAGTGCGTGATTTCGGCGGGGCAGCAAGCGGAGGCGTTAGAGGTTGTCGTACATGCGTAATGTCTTCTCCAGCTGCTGGCTGACACGCTGGTAGAAGACGATCTGCTCCTTTAAGTAAGACTGCATCATCCTCTTGAAGTCAGCCACGCGCCGCTCGTGGAAGTGGTTCATCTCGGCTTGCAGGGCGAAGCCCACCACGCGGCAGCGCTTGCGGATCCCATCCGCCTCCTCCTGGTCCATCCTGCCCTCGTCGCTCATCCGCTGGCTCTCCTTCACCTTCGCGAAGGCGCCTGGCGAGGCAGGGCGAAGGGTGAGAGGCTGATGGATCTGTGCAACCCTCCgtcccccttccccagccagcacTGGTGGGTCCCATCACCCTCTGGGCCAGGGCACCAGCCTGCCCCACAGCCAGAGGCGCAGAGCTGCCCCACGTGAATAAGTGAGGGATCTGCGCGCTCCTGGGCTGTCATCTCCCTGCGcccatccccatccctctccTCCAGGCAGGGGAAGACCAGGAGCCTTTTCCCTCTGGACTCTGGCCTCCCCAGCTCTTCCTCTGCCCCTGAGGGGAGGGACTATTCTTCCCTGAGTAGTCAGACTCACATTTAGCAGGAGGTTTGGGGGTCTGGGCTGCTGGAGGGGTGCAACTCGAGGCTCAGGATGCAAAGCTAACGTAGGGACATAGGGAATTGTTATCACAGCCAAGCACTCTGGCCAAGCCCTGCAAATGTTCAACGTCACCCTGTGGATGGGGGTCAGGAACAGCCCTGGGAGACCCCAGAGTGGGAAGCAGCGAATCGGGGTGCGGGAAGTGTGTGCAGTGCCAGCTGGAACTCAGCTGGGAAAGCATCTCTCTCTCCCAAAGGTGGCTGTTGCTCTGACACCAgattttccctctccttccatttatttttacagcTCGGTTTCGAAAGAATCCTGCCTGGCTCCAGCCCTGCATTCCTCCCCTCTCATTAGCACAGAGGCTGTTTGCCTGAAAACAGGATCTGGCCTGCAGGGCTTtatttccctctccctgccccttgcCGGGAGCACAGGACCCGGGGTTACGGTGCTCCAGCCtcgccagccctgctcccagcggagaggaggaggaggaggaagaagcagaggtTGGAGGCCAAATCCTGCCTTCCGCTCTGCCCACGCGGCCTCGCTTCCGGACGGGATCCAGCCCCTCTTCACCCGCCGCGGTAAACAACGCGGGAGGGAAAGGCGAGGAAGCGGCCAGGGCCGGATCgcatcctccccttccccctttcccttcccagccTCCCCCGGGGATGTGGAGCGATGCACGGACACCCGGGATGCTTGGACACAGACAGCCCTGGCTTCGCCCTGGGAAAAACTCCCTGTCCCCCAAAATCCGGGGACACAGGCGCGGGTGTCCCTCCCCActgcgggcagcggggccgggaggAGCGTGTGGACTTCAGCCCCACTCCCACACCCGGCTCCCCGGCTGCGTCACACCCCGCTGCCTGGGTGCAAAGGGACAccgagccctgcctgcccgccgcAATCCCGCAGAAAGGGCGGAGTGGACACCTCGCACCCTTCTTATCCTTCCTGACCTCCTCGtggagggaggatgaggagggacaCGCAGTAGTGGGTGGGGATGCGATGCAGCCCCTCAGTCACAAGGCTCTGGGCAGGACCTTGTGATGGCTTCTGCtcccggcctggggggagcgaTGCCTGGCTGACCCCCCTGGCCAGTGCTTTGGGCAGCAGTTGTGGAGTCCACAGCATCACTTGAGGCAAAACCTGATCCTGCACCCAACAGCCCCAGCAGCCTCTCCCAGGCTGGTGTGACCAGGCAGCTGTGCCAGCAGGGACCACGCTGTCTCCCTGGGAGCCACAGGTAGTGgtccccatcctcatccccatgCTCATCCCCATCACCGCACAGCACAGCGTTTCCTCGCTGCAGCCCCATCCCGCTCCCACCCATGTGGGGCCATCATGCAGGAGAGGTCATCACCAGGGGAGAAGAAGCCACCCTTACCTTTCTGGAGGTGGATGATGTCTGGGAAGTTGGAGAGGAGCCCTTGGTACAAAGAGAGAGTGTCCAGCATGAGGAACAGGTCATTCTTGGGCTGCTCAGCGAACATCTCCCCCACGGTCTCGTACGTCTTGCCCGTGTGGGAGATGGCGTTGTTGAGGGCATCGGAGCTGTAGGGGGGGTCCATGTGGAAAGAGTGGCTGATGGCTTGGAAGGCATTGCCCAGCTTCTGGAACTCCTTCCGGAAGCCCCCCACGTGCTTGCGCACCAGCTCCGAGGCCACGTTGGTCAGCTGCAGGACACTGTCGTCCATCTTCTTGCTGAAGGCCTTGAAGGCATCCACGCGGTCCTCCACATCCTGCAGGTCCTGGTGCTCCGTGGGGATCTGGATGGTGAGGAGGAAGCTGGCACCCACCATCTCGTCCTTCTCCGCCCGACGTTTGCCCAGCTTCCACTGCTTCTCGTCGCGGCAGCAGAGGAAGTGCTGGAAGCCCTCGTACTGGGAGAGGACGGGGTGACTGGTCATATGGTCCATCCAGAGGATCAGCCGCCGCTTGCGCTTCTCGATGAAGTCCTCCTCAAAGCGCCCGGTGGCCTGCTTCTCGGGCAGGTGGGGCACCGAGATGACCGTGAACTTGTGCAGGAGGCGGTTGTAGAGCCAGTCAAAGTGCTTGTACCGCCGGTAGACGGGCGAGTTGATGTTGCTGGGGGTCAGCTTGTAGGAGATGTAGCTCTTGATGCCCTTGAACTTGGTTTGCTTGGTTGGGTCCTCCACAGAGCAGATGAAGGGGTGGGGGTTCGCCCTCCACTGGGGACCTTTGGAGCCCATCTCGATGGAGTACACCTCGGCGATCTTGGACATGAGGGGCACATCGCCCAGGATGAAGGCTTCCACCCCCGAGCGGACGAAGCAGGAGAAGCGGTTGAGGTTCCTCCCCACCACGCTGCCCCTCTTGGAGGAGCTCATGCTGTCCTGCCTCTCCAGGGCCGGCTTGGGCCGGTACCCGGTGTGCTGGTGGTGGCCATATGCCGCCGGGTACTGCAGGCTGGGCGAAGGGTGCCCGTTGGTGCCTGGCGTGCTCCGGGGCTCCTCCACCACCGTACAAGCATCGTCCCAGTCGTCCCAATCATCATCATCGTCATCCTCAAAACTGCCCTGGTAGGAGATgccagggttggggggggctgtgtAGAAGGAGGAGTCGTGCCCGGGGGACCCGGCCGGGCTGCTGGAGTAGTCCGTGTAGTTGGAGCCCGACCGGGAGCGGAGGATTTCGACGTAGGAGGCAGGGAAGAGGCCGGTCTCCCCGCGGCTGTTTTGGCCTTGTAACCACCCGTCCAGGGAGTTCTCGCTGAAGATGACGAGCTCCTCGTTCTCCTGGATGCTGATCTCCTCTTTGTTTTCGCTCTGGAAGTTGTAAAGCGCTCTGGCTTTCAACGCCATGGCTGGTactgggagggggggacacgACGTAACGCAGTCCCCGcggccaaaaaaacccctcccggCGATACCGCAAGCTCGCTCAGCACCGGGGCCGCCCCGCACTGTGGGAAAAGGCTTGGCTGAtttctcaggaaaataaaaaaagatgaagaagaaaTCCCTTACAAGGCGACGGCAAGGTCCGTATGTCCAAGTGACCCCCCCAATCCCAGCACCCCGGTTAAAAACAACATTCCCCGGTCAAGCGAGCGGCGTTTCCCTCGCTCCTACGGGATAAAAACCCCGGCCGGACCGAGAGCCGGGCTCTGCCATGTCCACGCAGGTTTTATGTCGCTGGGACGCTGATCCCACGGTTTCACTTTCCAGGAGGAAAAGATCCGGCTGCCAGCGAGGAAATAAATCCAAAGCGACTTTTCTTGGGGCTCCTGTGGATAAACCACCCCGATTTCCTCCGTCCAGCGGCTGCCAGCTGGTGGGTGCCGGGAAAGCGCCGGGAACCGACCCCAAACCCAGCCCAACCTCCCGTGATCCCGGCCCGGGGATTTTGCAATTCCTTTCCGGGCCGGCTTTCCCGGGGGTTGGTGGAATTTttcgttgttgttgttttttgttgttgttgttttttccttttttccctgaaatccGCAAATCTCACGCCGGACGGAGGGAGAGGGCCCCGCGGGCTGGGCAGCACCGGGGCCGGTACCGGGGACAGCCCCCGCCGCAACAGGGGCGCCCGGCGGCTGCCGGTGCCGGTGGCGGAGGGAGGGGGAGCCCgtcccgccgcgcccggggccggggagccgagcgcagccgcggcccggccgcgcctCCCGCCCGTCCCTCCGGGGATCCGGCGGGCCGCCCTCACCGCATGGCCCGGCAGGGGGCCGGAGGGGCCGCCGCTCGCTGCCGCCGCCCGGGCTcggagccccggggccgctcTCGGTACCGCCGCCCGGTTCCGGCGTCGGCGCCCGCTGCCGCTGCGCGATGTCGGTGCCGCTGCCCGGTGGCGGTGGCTgtgccggtggcggtggcggggctgGCCGCCAGCCTCCCGTGACGCACGGCAGCGCCGAGCTCGCCGGTTCGCAGCTCGGCagccgcggggagcggcgcggcgggtcGCACGCCGCCCTCTGCAGGcagccggccccggggcgcggatCACGGCCACGGCCCGCGGGGACACGGCTCCCGGCACCGGCTGCTCCCGCGGCCCTGACCGGGAATG
This sequence is a window from Athene noctua chromosome 13, bAthNoc1.hap1.1, whole genome shotgun sequence. Protein-coding genes within it:
- the SNX33 gene encoding sorting nexin-33 isoform X2, translating into MALKARALYNFQSENKEEISIQENEELVIFSENSLDGWLQGQNSRGETGLFPASYVEILRSRSGSNYTDYSSSPAGSPGHDSSFYTAPPNPGISYQGSFEDDDDDDWDDWDDACTVVEEPRSTPGTNGHPSPSLQYPAAYGHHQHTGYRPKPALERQDSMSSSKRGSVVGRNLNRFSCFVRSGVEAFILGDVPLMSKIAEVYSIEMGSKGPQWRANPHPFICSVEDPTKQTKFKGIKSYISYKLTPSNINSPVYRRYKHFDWLYNRLLHKFTVISVPHLPEKQATGRFEEDFIEKRKRRLILWMDHMTSHPVLSQYEGFQHFLCCRDEKQWKLGKRRAEKDEMVGASFLLTIQIPTEHQDLQDVEDRVDAFKAFSKKMDDSVLQLTNVASELGLLSNFPDIIHLQKGAFAKVKESQRMSDEGRMDQEEADGIRKRCRVVGFALQAEMNHFHERRVADFKRMMQSYLKEQIVFYQRVSQQLEKTLRMYDNL
- the SNX33 gene encoding sorting nexin-33 isoform X1; amino-acid sequence: MALKARALYNFQSENKEEISIQENEELVIFSENSLDGWLQGQNSRGETGLFPASYVEILRSRSGSNYTDYSSSPAGSPGHDSSFYTAPPNPGISYQGSFEDDDDDDWDDWDDACTVVEEPRSTPGTNGHPSPSLQYPAAYGHHQHTGYRPKPALERQDSMSSSKRGSVVGRNLNRFSCFVRSGVEAFILGDVPLMSKIAEVYSIEMGSKGPQWRANPHPFICSVEDPTKQTKFKGIKSYISYKLTPSNINSPVYRRYKHFDWLYNRLLHKFTVISVPHLPEKQATGRFEEDFIEKRKRRLILWMDHMTSHPVLSQYEGFQHFLCCRDEKQWKLGKRRAEKDEMVGASFLLTIQIPTEHQDLQDVEDRVDAFKAFSKKMDDSVLQLTNVASELVRKHVGGFRKEFQKLGNAFQAISHSFHMDPPYSSDALNNAISHTGKTYETVGEMFAEQPKNDLFLMLDTLSLYQGLLSNFPDIIHLQKGAFAKVKESQRMSDEGRMDQEEADGIRKRCRVVGFALQAEMNHFHERRVADFKRMMQSYLKEQIVFYQRVSQQLEKTLRMYDNL